CACTCCGCAGAAGACCCACGAGACGGTCGCGCAGGTCGGGGCGCTCCTCGATCATGTCGACAACGTCCCAGGCGTCACGGGCATCAAGCTGTGGGTGGCGGCCACCATGGATGGTGACAGCCGACGTGATCGCAGTGTGCACCGGCACGAGGAGCCGGTTTCCCAGCTGTGCACCCACCGAGAGGGTCAGTGTGTTGGGCCGCGTCACGGCGACCTCACCCAGTTGCTGCCGGTCGCCTCGGAACGACGGGCCGAACGCGATCTCCTCACCGCCACGCTCGCGCATGAAGATCAGCGAACGCCGGGCGGTCCGGTACACCCACAGCCACTCGGCCAGCACCGCACGCCGGTCCACGGTGAACCCGTACTGGTAGTCCAGCCCGTCGCCTGCGCGGAACTCGATCTCGAATGAGCTCGGTCGGCCGCTCGAGCCCTCGTCCAGGAGGAACGGCTGGACGTTGGTCCCGCCTGACACGGACAGGCTGGTGTACGAGTCGCGCACCATCGTCTGGAGGTAGGCGATGGCATCGGTCAGCGTCGACTTTCCCGAGGCGTTCGCCCCGTACACAGCCGCGATCGTGCTCACTCTCGGGTCCCAGGACGCGCCTTGCTCGACCTCGCTCCGCCCGACGCGACGCATGGTGAACTCTTGTGCCGCGTGGAACGCACGGAAGTTCTCGACGGCGAACGACAGAAGCACGGGTTTCCCTCCCAGAGACCTCGACACATGAACTCTACGCTCGATCTTGCAAGGCAAGTGCAAAACCCGCGCTGAAACTGGACTTTGAACCGAGTGCGGTGCAGGCATGCCGCGTGACGGGCCTTCCCGTGTGATTACGCCGATACACCCAGTCATCGACGGCTCACCGCCGGTACTCGTGAGAGCCCTTCGCACTCGGCGTCAGGTTCGCAGTGCTTTGCACCGTGCTCGACACCAAGGTGCGCGACGTCGCCGACGTCCATCATCTCGCCCCAGTGATCGTCATCGACGGGCATGCGCCCTGCTGTCCCGCCTCCGCGGGGACCACCGCGACAGGCCGAACACCTGCGCCACGCGGCGCGGCTCACCCCCGCCTACGCGGGGACCACCTCTCGCGCGAGGCCATCCTGCTCGCCGACCTGGGCTCACCCCCGCCTACGCGGGGACCACGTTCCGTCAGGGTCTGGTGGTGGCGACAGGAAGGGCTCACCCCCCGCCTACGCAGGGACCACCAGCGCAACCCTGGCAGTGCCGAGAGGTACGTGGGCTCACCCCCGCCTGCGCGGGGAGCACTTCACCGAAGCCGGCCCGCCCTGATAGGCCGCGGGCTCACCCCCGCCTACGCGGGGAGCACGGCGGGTCGGTGAACAGCACGGTCACGGGGTAGGGCTCACCCCCGCCTACGCGGGGAGCACGCGGTCCCCGCGGTCGGCTCGTCGCCGAGGCTGGGCTCACCCCCGCCTACGCGGGGAGCACCCGTTGTCGTTCGTCATCGCGTGCAGCACCAAGGGCTCACCCCCGCCTACGCGGGGAGCACGTGGCCGCCGGTGTCATCATCGCCGCCGGCCAGGGCTCACCCCCGCCTACGCGGGGAGCACGTCGTCTCCGGGGCGCGCGAGAACCCCGAAGTGGGGCGCACCCCCGCCTACGCGGGGAGCACTGGAGGCGGGGGCGTACGTCGCCGCGGGGGTCGGGCTCACCCCCGCCTACGCGGGAGCACGGCACGCCGACGATGTTGGCAGCCTGCTGGGCGGGCTCACCCCCGCCTACGCGGGGAGCACTACGACATCTCCGTCGCGCACGACTCCAACGAGGGCTCACCCCCGCCTACGCGGGGAGCACCGTGGGCCCGCCGGCCAGGGCGAGGCCGATCGGGGCTCACCCCCGCCTACGCGGGGAGCACTTCCGCAGCGCCCGGCACGCGTTCGGGTCAGCCGGCTCACCCCCGCCTACGCGGGGAGCACCTGCGGACGCTGACGACGGCTGGGCATCAGTCGGGCTCACCCCCGCCTACGCGGGGAGCACGACTTCACCAAGCAGTACGGCAAGACCCAGCAGGGCTCACCCCCGCCGACGCGGGGAGCACGCCGGTGCCCCTCAACGTGAACGACGTGGTGCGGGGCTCACCCCCGCCTACGCGGGGAGCACACCCGCGTCAAGGAGCCCGGGGCGGTGTGGGAGGGCTCACCCCCGCCTACGCGGGGAGCACGAGGGTCGGTCGGTTGAGGTTCTCGACCCCGCGGGCTCACCCCCGCCTACGCGGGGACCACAACGACGAGTTCACCAACGTCAACCTGAGCACGGGCTCACCCCCGCCTACGCGGGGACCACTGACCGGTGGCCTGGTCGAGCACGATCCCGGTGGGCTCACCCCCGCCTACGCGGGGACCACGTCGCCCAGCGCCTCCGTGCCGGCGGCGGCACCGGCTCACCCCCGCCTACGCGGGGACCACCCCGCGTTGACCTGGGACGCGTTGACCGGGTTGGGCTCACCCCCGCCTACGCGGGGACCACGTCGACCTCCTCGAGCGCTCGCAGGTCGATGAGGGCTCACCCCCGCCTACGCGGGGACCACCCCGTGTTGTTCACCGTGACGTTGTAGGTCAGGGGCTCACCCCCGCCTACGCGGGGACCACGATCACGTCTCCGATCGCTGGCATGTTCACCGGGGCTCACCCCCGCCTACGCGGGGACCACAGGGCGATAAGGAGCCGCGCGCCAAGGTTGTGGGGCTCACCCCCGCCTACGCGGGGACCACGGCCGCAGCGCGCGGCGGCGCACCTCGTCGGACGGCTCACCCCCGCCTACGCGGGGACCACTTCGACGGCGTCCGGACCGGGGCCGTCGAGAAGGGCTCACCCCCGCCTACGCGGGGACCACGAGTTGATCGTGTCCACCAGGGTGCGCGGCCAGGGCTCACCCCCGCCTACGCGGGGACCACGGTCGCCGTAGCGGGTCGGTGAGGTCGCGTCGTCGGGCTCACCCCCGCCTACGCGGGGACCACCGCTCGGATGCGGGCGCACCGGGTGGGCCGTAGGGCTCACCCCCGCCTACGCGGGGACCACACTTCGCGACCTGCGTCGTTATCCCGTCGATCCCGCGTCCAGCATCACTTCACCGCGCACCGGGCTCAGCTTCTCGGCGTGACAGCCACCAGCCCGAGCCCGTAGGAGCGCCCCTTCCCGATCCCGGTGCGCACGCACTGCTCAAGTCCGTCGTTGACGGTTGCGCCGGTCACGGACAGGTGGGCGGTTGCGACGAGCGCCCCCTTGATCCTGACGACCGGTGCCGCGTGCGCGACAACGTCCCCGTCGACGCCGAGGCGCTTCAGCTTGGTGACCGACCACTCCTGCAGCCGGTCGGACGGCACCGGCACCTGCTTGCTCCGGTAGGAGAGCCCTTCACCGGGGGGGCGTGCCGTCCCGTCTGCGCCGGCCTTCAGGTTCTCCCGCCATTCGACCGGGACGTCGTACATCGGCGTGTACATCGCGGCGATGGTCACGGTGAGGTCGACGGTGGCGCCGGTTTCGGGCAGTTCCGTGACAGCGGCGTCCTGCTGGATGGCCCAGGGCACCTTGCGGGTCGGGGCGGTGGACGACCGGACGAGCAACGTTCCGGTCTGGGCGACCGGGTCGATGCCGGTGACACGCCACAGGCAGCCGACGTGGGCGCGGGCTCCACGGTGGACGGTGCTCTCGATCTGGTCCCACAGCTGCATGGTCATCCGGTGCCCGGTGGTGCGGTCGCTCAGCAGAGCGGTCGCCATGGTGGCCGGCACGGTGAGGGTGGTGTCGAACAGGTCAGCCATAGGTGACTCCGGTGGTTGCGGCGTACGTGGAGAAGTACTTGTCAACCGGTCGCCGCTCATACTCGGCAAGCGCGGAGACTCCGGCCGCGTTCCACGCCAGCCTCGGACGTCGCGGGACCGTCCTGAGCTCTGCGACGAGGCGCGGAAGCGTGACCCCGGTCGACGTCACAGGAAGTCGCATGTATCTGCCGTCAACACCGAGGGAAGACTTCCCGTTGCAGGATGACTCCTGAAGGCCGTAGACGACCGCGACGAGAACGATCGCACGCACCCGCGCCTGCCTTCCGTCGCCCAGCCCGTCGAGCTGTGCACGGTTGGCCTGGTTCTCGGCAAGTCCGTGGATCGTGCCGTCGCTGTACTGGCGTGGATCGTCGCGGGTGGTCAGCACGGAGAGCATCGCGTCGACGGGACCACCCTTCCACCTCGCGAGCGCGTCGAGCCCGGTGGAGAAGCCGTTGGAGTTTGCAGCCTCGAACGGGACGTTCAGCCTGACGCTTCCGTTCTCGGCGACGACGTCGGACACGACTGCCCCGACAAGTCGGTGACCTGGTCGCTTGCGGTCGATCCTCGACAACGCGGTGGTCACGCTCGCCACCGGGATCTTCTGGTGCTTCGTGCGGAGCGACGGCACCAGGCCCTCGGCTTCCCTCACGATCTCTGGGGTCGTTGCCAGCTCCGCGGCAACCTCGTCCAGCGACGCAGTCGTGCACAGGACCGGAACCTGTTGCCCGGCCCGGGCCTCCCATCGGATCGTCGCACCGGCATCGAGTGCGGTCGCTGCGACGAGGGCCCCGAACGCGGCCCACCAGGTCAGCGGCGAGTCGAATGCGAGCCCTTCGAGGACAATGTCCGCCTGAGCGAGTACGGGCATCGACTCCGTCCGCAGCGGCGGTGCCGTCACGGGTTCAGGCGCATCGTGTTTCGGAGCAGCGGACGCACTGTGGTCGGCAAGGCGGACGATCGACTCCAGGTGCGCCAACCCCCATGGCCCGTACCGTTCGTTGAGGTGCGCGAAGCGCTCCGCGGCACCAGCAAGAGCGTTGGCGTCACGCCCCGGATGCGTCGGGTCCTCGACCGGGAGGATGAGCGGCCTGCTGTAGCCGTGGTGCGCAGAGACAAGGTGGACGCACAGGTCGCCGAAGCGGTCGAGCGTCCGCGCAGCAGAGACGGCTTCGTGCCGGAAGCCGCGTGGCACGCCCGCTTGCCGCGCGGAGCGCTCGAGGACCGCTCGCGGGCGGCCTTCGCCACCGGACTTCGCCAGCAGAGGGTGCTCGTGCGACGTATGACCGTGGCTGCAGAGGTACCGCTGGAAGTGGTCCACGCTCTTTCCGCCGTCGTGGTGGTACCCGGCATGCTCGACGGCAGCGAGGAGCTCATCGTTCAGGCCGAGGCTCTCGCCGAGGACCCTGGCACGGTGCGCGACATCGCGGGCGTGGTCATCAAGGGCGACGAACGATGCTCGCGTACGGGCCAGCTTCCCCGCGGGAGCGCGCTCGACGACGTAGGCGTGCGGCGCGGGTGTCACCAAGACCACCGTTCCGAGCCCGTCCGCGAGGGCAGACTCAAGCTCGTCGAGTGCCGGCTCGACGAGCGGGTCCTGCTCGGCGATCCGTTCGATCTCCTGGAGCGCATCAACAACCGCGGTCCCCGCCCCCGGAGTCAGAACGGGAGCCAGGACGTCGGCGGTGTCCGTGGTCAGCCAGAACGGTCCGCCCTTCGCGAGGTTCGCTCCGGCAAGATCAGGAACCTTGGCGCGAGACGACGGATCCCAGCCCCGCGCGGCGGTGTAGCCGCCGTAGCTCACCGGGAAGACGACGAGGCTGCCGGGCGTGATGTCCTCCGGACGAAGGATCGTGGCCCAGGCTTCGCTGCTGCCCGATGCGC
The Xylanimonas cellulosilytica DSM 15894 DNA segment above includes these coding regions:
- a CDS encoding AAA family ATPase; translation: MLLSFAVENFRAFHAAQEFTMRRVGRSEVEQGASWDPRVSTIAAVYGANASGKSTLTDAIAYLQTMVRDSYTSLSVSGGTNVQPFLLDEGSSGRPSSFEIEFRAGDGLDYQYGFTVDRRAVLAEWLWVYRTARRSLIFMRERGGEEIAFGPSFRGDRQQLGEVAVTRPNTLTLSVGAQLGNRLLVPVHTAITSAVTIHGGRHPQLDARDAWDVVDMIEERPDLRDRLVGLLRSADLGIHGVSVRDLPSDERLEAQLTKALDGMGWTSAQVERFVRRQRRQLTLTHGSPGGARPLPFAAESMGTQQLVALAPSLIRALIDGSTVVVDEIDTSLHPVMVRAIVEMFASPESNPNQAQLVFTTHDTSLLGRSLSAEAVVSRDQVWRTEKDPATGVSVLAAFSDYSPRKSENLERGYLLGRYGGVPVIDRFGPADAELG
- a CDS encoding type I-E CRISPR-associated protein Cas6/Cse3/CasE, with protein sequence MADLFDTTLTVPATMATALLSDRTTGHRMTMQLWDQIESTVHRGARAHVGCLWRVTGIDPVAQTGTLLVRSSTAPTRKVPWAIQQDAAVTELPETGATVDLTVTIAAMYTPMYDVPVEWRENLKAGADGTARPPGEGLSYRSKQVPVPSDRLQEWSVTKLKRLGVDGDVVAHAAPVVRIKGALVATAHLSVTGATVNDGLEQCVRTGIGKGRSYGLGLVAVTPRS
- the cas3g gene encoding type I-G CRISPR-associated helicase/endonuclease Cas3g; this translates as MSFPTFTDFFTEVHHVEPYPWQAALADRVVAERRWPDRVDIPTGLGKTACIDLALWDLARQVQARTTGGHTRTAPLRVVHVVDRRSIIDQTGRHLGELSAALAGGASGTAAGAVRQALAGFGIRTSDQDELDPVVSFETLHAHTPDGEAWLRGHRPAVVSTTPHQFVSRLLFRGFGVSEGMAPVHAALTGIDRLVLFDEPHLSDPAIQTILSQQELQAQAGPVGDVPLGQLVLLGASLPPHRRDQGSAHGISDADRSHEHAGKLLGAPRRLVVNPTKDTDKDIRSALVTTAQAAAGKVLVFCNTVRMAQDVHADLERAASGSALLVTSRFRPADRTRLDSAIVTWENDEDGPRFVVATQTLEAGVDVSAGTVVTEPCPWPALQQRVGRVNRRGEHETASVHVMTGIRAGTRAVYDASAVERTLDLLDGVTSLSLQDQARLDTDTGWEAPVPAVTLHAGLLPVLAQTRPRPVTDIDPVPYVVGRREDAPTADVRVAWRTVVGGDALTACPPQSDEVIEVPVTAARTLLRAAHHGEYKAPDFGDAALASDREVRTPFRRDDALPPAMILRGQGRGTRGLRDGASGSSEAWATILRPEDITPGSLVVFPVSYGGYTAARGWDPSSRAKVPDLAGANLAKGGPFWLTTDTADVLAPVLTPGAGTAVVDALQEIERIAEQDPLVEPALDELESALADGLGTVVLVTPAPHAYVVERAPAGKLARTRASFVALDDHARDVAHRARVLGESLGLNDELLAAVEHAGYHHDGGKSVDHFQRYLCSHGHTSHEHPLLAKSGGEGRPRAVLERSARQAGVPRGFRHEAVSAARTLDRFGDLCVHLVSAHHGYSRPLILPVEDPTHPGRDANALAGAAERFAHLNERYGPWGLAHLESIVRLADHSASAAPKHDAPEPVTAPPLRTESMPVLAQADIVLEGLAFDSPLTWWAAFGALVAATALDAGATIRWEARAGQQVPVLCTTASLDEVAAELATTPEIVREAEGLVPSLRTKHQKIPVASVTTALSRIDRKRPGHRLVGAVVSDVVAENGSVRLNVPFEAANSNGFSTGLDALARWKGGPVDAMLSVLTTRDDPRQYSDGTIHGLAENQANRAQLDGLGDGRQARVRAIVLVAVVYGLQESSCNGKSSLGVDGRYMRLPVTSTGVTLPRLVAELRTVPRRPRLAWNAAGVSALAEYERRPVDKYFSTYAATTGVTYG